A DNA window from Bradyrhizobium sp. CCBAU 53421 contains the following coding sequences:
- a CDS encoding FecR family protein: MSAKDKDDMELDPLKREAVGWVRHLTSGRATAADAEALRRWCAQSAEHVAAFTAASRLWRDLAPAGRNVRAAMMTGQLPRASRPLNRRALLGGGLAAAASAAGVYALARPPLGLWPSWSEFAADYRTGTGEQRHVALPGDVSIQMNVQTSIALRPADPDAARIELLSGEAAFATSGRSFGVYAADRWILADKAQFDVRYVPAAGERPVCVTCLKGELQVQRGAQAIAVKESQQLRYDARGETLAAADIEATSAWQRGFLLFRFTPLSDAVEEINRYRTGRIFVVNAAIARLPVSGRFRIDRMDEVLTQIQQAFNARVRLLPGGIVLLS, translated from the coding sequence ATGAGCGCGAAGGACAAGGACGACATGGAACTTGATCCGCTCAAGCGGGAAGCGGTGGGCTGGGTCCGGCATCTCACCTCCGGGCGGGCCACTGCGGCGGACGCCGAGGCGCTGCGGCGCTGGTGCGCCCAGAGCGCGGAGCATGTTGCCGCCTTCACCGCCGCGAGCCGGCTGTGGCGAGATCTTGCTCCGGCCGGCCGCAATGTCCGGGCGGCAATGATGACAGGACAGTTGCCGCGTGCTTCGCGCCCGCTCAACCGCCGCGCGTTGCTTGGCGGCGGGCTCGCGGCCGCTGCCTCGGCGGCGGGCGTCTACGCGCTTGCGCGTCCGCCGCTCGGTCTGTGGCCGTCCTGGTCGGAGTTCGCGGCCGACTACCGGACCGGCACCGGCGAGCAGCGCCATGTGGCGCTGCCGGGCGATGTTTCGATCCAGATGAACGTGCAGACCAGCATCGCGCTTCGGCCTGCCGATCCCGACGCGGCACGGATCGAGTTGCTTTCCGGCGAGGCGGCGTTCGCTACATCCGGGCGCAGTTTTGGCGTATACGCCGCCGACCGCTGGATTCTCGCGGACAAGGCGCAGTTCGACGTGCGTTATGTGCCGGCTGCCGGCGAGCGGCCGGTCTGCGTGACCTGCCTCAAGGGCGAGCTTCAGGTCCAGCGTGGCGCGCAGGCGATCGCCGTCAAGGAGAGCCAGCAACTGCGCTACGACGCGCGGGGGGAGACACTTGCTGCTGCCGATATCGAGGCCACCTCCGCCTGGCAGCGTGGCTTCCTGCTGTTTCGCTTCACGCCGCTATCCGATGCAGTCGAGGAGATCAACCGCTACCGGACCGGCCGCATCTTCGTCGTCAATGCCGCGATCGCACGGTTGCCCGTCAGTGGCCGCTTTCGCATCGATCGTATGGACGAGGTCCTGACCCAGATCCAGCAGGCGTTCAATGCGCGCGTGCGGCTGCTGCCCGGCGGAATCGTGCTGCTGAGTTGA
- a CDS encoding STN domain-containing protein, with translation MLGVCLVLAPPKVSAQEAQIDFDIVAQPLAAALEQYGAVAGRNVLYNSNLTAGLRSSAVRGPMTADMALVRLLAGSGLSARVLGETSFVLYPAPATTQAVLPLPVSHYYARLQTGLRAALCAEADARPGGYRIALQFWIDPAGNVERFARLGSAGSAAADAGIDHALHRIKVDMPPPAGLAQPVTLVVIPQGPGTTMACNGPPARRASATP, from the coding sequence ATGCTGGGCGTCTGTCTCGTCCTGGCGCCGCCGAAAGTATCGGCGCAGGAGGCGCAGATCGACTTTGATATCGTCGCCCAGCCGCTGGCGGCCGCGCTCGAACAGTATGGTGCCGTGGCTGGGCGGAACGTCCTCTACAACAGCAACCTGACGGCCGGACTGCGTTCCAGCGCCGTGCGCGGGCCGATGACCGCGGACATGGCGCTCGTACGTCTGCTCGCGGGCAGCGGTCTGTCGGCGCGTGTGCTCGGAGAGACGTCTTTCGTGCTTTATCCCGCTCCGGCCACAACGCAGGCGGTGCTGCCGCTTCCGGTAAGCCATTATTATGCGCGGCTGCAGACCGGCCTTCGCGCCGCACTGTGCGCTGAGGCGGATGCACGGCCGGGCGGTTATCGGATTGCGCTGCAGTTCTGGATCGATCCCGCCGGCAACGTCGAACGGTTCGCGCGGCTTGGCTCGGCAGGTAGTGCCGCGGCCGACGCGGGCATCGATCACGCGCTCCATCGGATCAAGGTCGATATGCCGCCGCCGGCCGGTCTTGCCCAGCCAGTGACCCTGGTGGTGATCCCGCAGGGACCCGGCACAACGATGGCCTGCAATGGTCCTCCGGCGCGCCGCGCCAGTGCGACGCCATGA
- a CDS encoding RNA polymerase sigma factor, with protein sequence MTEASLALIRRLLVERYDELKRRLTRRLGSSELAGEALQDAWLRIARVDSIGVVRNPGNYIFGVAMNAARDRQRTADSRTLSAAEVDGLLEIADGAPDPEQVTRARSDLRGLEAILRELPPRRRAILLAARLDQMPRQEIARRFGISLRLVELELQRAQEYCLARRDRRGE encoded by the coding sequence ATGACCGAGGCGTCCCTGGCGCTGATCAGACGTCTGCTGGTCGAGCGCTACGATGAACTCAAGCGACGATTGACGCGACGGCTGGGATCGTCCGAGCTCGCGGGCGAGGCGTTGCAGGACGCCTGGCTCCGCATCGCCCGGGTGGATTCGATCGGTGTCGTCCGCAATCCCGGCAACTATATCTTTGGCGTCGCCATGAACGCGGCGCGTGATCGCCAGCGTACTGCCGATAGCCGGACCCTGAGTGCCGCCGAGGTCGATGGACTGCTCGAGATCGCCGATGGCGCGCCCGATCCGGAGCAGGTGACGCGCGCGCGTTCGGACCTGCGCGGGCTGGAAGCTATCTTGCGCGAACTGCCGCCGCGCCGCCGCGCGATCCTGCTCGCAGCACGGCTCGACCAGATGCCGCGGCAGGAGATCGCCCGCCGCTTCGGTATCTCCCTGCGCCTGGTCGAGTTGGAGCTGCAGCGGGCGCAGGAATATTGTCTGGCGCGACGTGATCGGAGGGGCGAATAG
- a CDS encoding AraC family transcriptional regulator — protein sequence MFDLLSDVFETIRLKGTLYFRTDYSPPWAITVPAYEQAARFHFVIQGCCHVSLPSGSNIVLEPGDVVLIPRGRGHVLADRPGRAPAPLERVIQESGYDGKGAFVIGKGDPQATTQMVCGHLGFSQGADHPLLGALPEAILITQPDRGRYPLLDESLRLVARRALSDEVGAAASIARLSEIVFIEAVRASVERHPPLANIMTAMTDIHIGRSLELVHKTPGDPWTVETLAKASGMSRSRFAERFTELVGVAPMAYVTEWRLQKALARLGSSKASVKEVAAQAGYQSAAAFARAFSQRFGIPPTDTRDLESS from the coding sequence ATGTTCGACCTCCTGAGTGATGTCTTTGAGACCATCAGGCTCAAAGGAACACTTTATTTCCGTACCGACTATTCGCCACCCTGGGCCATTACCGTTCCGGCATACGAGCAAGCGGCGCGGTTCCATTTTGTGATCCAGGGGTGCTGCCATGTGAGCCTTCCATCCGGCAGCAATATCGTTCTTGAACCAGGCGATGTCGTCTTGATTCCCCGCGGTCGGGGACATGTCCTTGCCGATCGTCCGGGCCGGGCACCGGCGCCGTTGGAACGCGTGATCCAGGAATCGGGTTACGACGGCAAGGGCGCGTTCGTGATCGGCAAGGGTGACCCCCAGGCCACAACACAAATGGTTTGTGGTCACCTTGGCTTTTCGCAGGGCGCCGATCATCCGCTGCTTGGCGCATTGCCCGAAGCAATCCTGATAACCCAGCCCGACCGCGGTCGTTATCCGCTGCTTGACGAGTCACTGCGCCTGGTTGCGCGGCGTGCGCTGAGTGACGAGGTCGGTGCCGCCGCTTCGATCGCGCGTCTGTCGGAAATCGTTTTTATCGAGGCTGTGCGGGCAAGCGTCGAACGTCATCCGCCACTGGCCAACATCATGACCGCGATGACGGATATTCATATCGGCCGCTCCCTCGAACTGGTGCACAAAACGCCCGGCGATCCATGGACGGTCGAAACTCTCGCCAAAGCAAGCGGCATGTCGAGGAGCCGCTTCGCGGAGCGGTTTACGGAACTCGTCGGTGTTGCGCCTATGGCTTATGTCACGGAATGGAGATTGCAAAAAGCTTTGGCCAGGCTCGGCAGTTCCAAAGCAAGCGTGAAAGAAGTTGCAGCTCAGGCCGGCTACCAATCGGCGGCGGCCTTTGCGCGGGCATTTTCCCAACGCTTTGGAATTCCTCCGACCGATACTCGTGATCTTGAATCGTCATAG
- a CDS encoding NADP-dependent oxidoreductase produces the protein MKAMVVTNRAAGKAGMKLVERPAPQAAINDVVVQIHAAGFVSTELEWPSTWTDRLDRDRTPSILGHELAGVVTALGYGTTGLSLGQRVFGLADWYRDGTLAEYVAIEARNLAPLPGDVDFTVGASLPISGLTAWQGLFQHGRLQAGKSVLVHGAAGAVGSIVTQLAREFGAHVIGTGRAADRQTVLDFGAKEFVDLDNDALEDVGGVDLVFDGIGGEIGKRSARLVRAGGTLVSIVAPPEARPADGLAVDFVVESDRAQLGEIVQRVRDGRLRTNIGNVSTLDDAVAALNPTERRRGKTFIRVRP, from the coding sequence ATGAAGGCAATGGTAGTAACGAACCGGGCTGCGGGAAAGGCCGGGATGAAGCTGGTGGAGCGGCCCGCGCCGCAGGCAGCGATCAACGACGTCGTCGTTCAGATCCATGCGGCAGGATTCGTCTCGACTGAGCTGGAGTGGCCCTCGACCTGGACGGATCGCCTCGACCGCGATCGAACACCGTCGATCCTCGGCCACGAACTGGCCGGAGTGGTCACCGCTCTCGGCTACGGTACGACGGGGCTGTCGCTGGGACAGCGAGTGTTCGGCCTCGCCGACTGGTATCGCGACGGCACCCTGGCGGAGTATGTAGCCATAGAGGCTCGCAACCTCGCGCCGCTCCCGGGCGACGTCGATTTCACGGTGGGCGCGAGTCTGCCAATCTCGGGCCTCACGGCGTGGCAGGGACTGTTCCAGCACGGCCGCCTTCAGGCGGGCAAGAGCGTACTCGTGCACGGCGCGGCCGGCGCAGTCGGTTCGATCGTGACGCAGCTCGCACGAGAGTTCGGCGCCCACGTCATCGGCACCGGACGCGCCGCCGACCGTCAGACGGTGCTCGACTTCGGCGCGAAGGAGTTCGTCGACCTCGACAACGACGCCCTGGAAGACGTCGGCGGAGTCGATCTGGTGTTCGATGGCATCGGCGGCGAGATCGGGAAGCGATCCGCGCGTCTGGTTCGAGCCGGAGGAACGCTGGTGTCCATCGTCGCGCCGCCCGAGGCACGGCCCGCCGACGGCCTCGCGGTCGACTTCGTCGTCGAGTCTGATCGTGCCCAGCTGGGTGAGATCGTCCAGCGGGTGCGGGACGGACGACTACGGACGAACATCGGCAACGTCTCGACCCTCGACGATGCCGTCGCCGCCTTGAACCCGACCGAGCGACGCAGGGGGAAGACGTTCATCCGCGTTCGTCCCTGA